A region of the Polaribacter sp. L3A8 genome:
GGTGGTATTACATCTGGTTTTTCTAATATTAAAACTTCTGACATTTCAGAATGATTAAAACGCTTGTCTACAGCTACCACTTTATAATACACCTTCGCATTTAAATTAGCAACAATTACCGTATCTATAAATTTATTATTTTTAATCGGTGATATTGTTATTTGAGACGGTTCTTCTTTTTCCGTAAAACCTCTAAATACACGATACCCTAGAATATCTTTTTCCGTATTTGCTTTCCAATTAAAACGGACAATTCCTAAACTATCTATTTTCCCTTCTAAACCAACTGGTTTCACTGGTGGTGTAGTGTCTATAGCTTGAACAAGTTTACTAAACGATGTTTTTTGTTGTTTAGCAGTAGTACCAACAGCAGTTATTGTAAAGTAATTTGATGGATCTAAATTAGAATACGTAAGACTACGCTGGTCTGCAGGAATATTGTCTACAACTACTTTGTATGGACCAGAATCTTTTTCTGCATGGTTTAATTGAAATTTTGCCGTAACTTTTTCTCCCTCTTTAGGAAATTCCCAATAAATAATGGCTTCATTTTCTGAGTTGGTAAACTTAAAATCACTAATTTTTGGTGTAAAAGGTAAAACAGGTTTACCTACGCCCGAAATTGTATCTGAATAAGCTCCGGTTTCACCAAATGAAGAAATACCATTTACTCTATAAAAATATTTTTTATCATTTTGTGCTAAAGAATCTACATAATACATTCGTTTAGCAGGTGCGTGAGGCTTGTCATTTATATTTAATAAAGGCTCTTTATTTAACTGTTTAAAATCAATTCCATTTTCTGAACGCTCTAAATTATAAGAAGTATAAATGGTTTTATACAAAGCATATTCCCAAGTAACAATTACATTTTTATCACCAAAAATACCTTGTAAATCAGTTGGAGAAGGCAGCGGCTCATAATCTTTTAACCCTGCTATAATTGCAGAACTTTTTACATTTAAGACTTCTTTAGGTAGCGCTATTTTTATTTTATAAACATATTCTTCATTTTCTAATAGTTCTGTATCTTCAAACCCCCAACCTGCTTTTTTAGCTGCATCAAAATTCATATCTGCAGCAAAAAGAGCAAAAGAAAAACGTTGTTGTATCTCTTGAGATTGATTTACAATCTTTGATAATTGTCCTCCGGAAACACCTCCAACTTCAAAACTTTCGCCATAAATAGCTTGTGCTATTATTGCTGCATAATTATTGCTAGCTACAATATTTTGCCAAGTTTCTAATGGCGCTGCCTTTATTGTTTTTTGCCATAATATTTTAGGTATTGGTAAACGATTACCATCTTTAGAAAATAAATATTTTTCTAAAACAAAACCACTTTTATTTGTTTTTTGCCACGCAATTGGTTGATCTACTCCCCAGCGTAACAAAACTTTATTTTCTTGTACTCTAGATAATATTCTTACCGTAGGCAAACTATCTTTAAGTTTATTTTGCTGAGCATTACTTATAAATGATAACAATAAAATACTACTTACTACAAAAACCCTATTTATTAATTTTCTTACTTTCATTTCTATCTAAAATCATTAGGGTTTTTAAACTTATATATGGCACTAGTACCATTTAGACCTCCAGGTAACTTGTATTTTAAAGTAGTTTTATAGAATCCATAACGCATAAATAAATAATCTTCATCTAAAAAATTAAGAATAGGACTTCCTGAAGGAATTAATCCATTTGTCTGATTATTTACAATTTGAGACCTTATATCTACCCAATCATGTTTATAAGCTAAACCTAAATTATATCTAAAAGGAAATGTTGTTCTTAAACTATTTTGATTTATTTCGTACTCTAAATTATTAAGGTAACTAGATATTATTGGCAAAGCGAATTTAGGAGGTGTCCCTAAAATTTCATCATCTCTATTAATAAAAGTATATTGACCTCCAAAAGGGTAATTGGAATATAATGGAGGATTAATATCATCTGTAAAGTATGCATCATCTAATGTAGCTTCTATACCAACCAAAGCAATATTATCTGTATAGTTTGTTCCCAAAAGTTCTACTACATCAAAAGGTTCATGGTCTTGTATACTCGTAAACAAATGAATAACATCAGAATAATAAATATCCCAATTATAATTCTGTGTATTGATTGTATTTATTTTTTTCTTAAATGTTTTATGTTTAGACGTTCCAAATTGATATGTTAATCGTTCAATTTCTCCGTCTTTAGATAAGTTTTCTGCATCATTGTTTCTAATAATTGTTTCTACTTCTGCTACCGTATTATCATAAGAGCTAGAACTTTCTTCTTCAGGATTATTATCTGAATTACTAGTGCTTGTATTAGAACTACCTTTTGGCCTACTCGCAACTTGCATAGTGTATTGAGATTCTTGATAAACATTTGGTAAATCGTATGTTATTTTATTATCAGTAGTGTCATAATTAAAAACAATATCACTAGATGGTGGGTCGTTTTCTTTTTTAAATTTAACAAAACTCTCCCACTCTTGATCTTCAAATAGATAATCTTGCCCTCTTGTTAATTGAATATATCCTTGATCGTACTCATCTTCAAAAAAGTATTTTTGATCTACAACTGGATACGAATATGTAATATTACTTAAAGGTATATAATTTGGTGCACCACCAGTAGTAAAGGTTCGTTCTTCGGTTTCTATTGCTGGTTGACCATCTATCATTATTGGTTTAAAAATACCATTAACTCTTTCTTTAAAACTAACTTTAACACGTACGGTATATACTTCATTTGGAGGTAGAATATCTGAAGAGACAAAACTAACTCTGTCATTATAATTAGACCATTCTTTTTCTCCTACTACTTCTTGTCCGTTATGCAACAGCACAAACTCTTCTAAATCTATTCGATATAGTTTATCTCCATCATCTTCTGGTATTATTATAGGCTCGCCAACTTTCATGCTAAAAGCAGCTTGTGGTATTGCAAATACATCAATATCACTTGTACCGTCTTCAGGAGAAACATCTGTTATAATTTTCATTCCACCTAAAGGTGAAGCTCCTTCAAAAATACATTCTTCTCCAATAGTCAGTTTAAATCTAAATTTACCTTTAATTAAGCCACCTAAAAGGTTATAATGTCCTCCTAAATATCCTCGCATCCAAATAGGATTTGGCGCTTTTGCTTGTAATAACATTGCTGCACCAGCTTGAATTATTGGGATTTTTTTATTGATAAAAAACAGTTTTATTCTAATACCTAACTCACCTTGTAAATACACATAAGCTTGTCCGTTTGCATACCACCCATTAATACCTACTTGATCTCCTGTATTAGAACACTCTGCTTCTCCATAATCTCTTAACATAACATCAAAACCAGCACCGGCTTGAAAATTTGCATAAAAAATAAGGAAATTTAAATCTCCTGTATTAATACTCAAATGAGAGCCAAAAGCAAATCCACCTCCTTGAGCTATTAAAGCTTGTGAGTTTTCACTTCGCATATAATCTAACTCGCTAGCATCTACTCCTAAAATTTGAGCTACCATTGGGTCTGGTGGCGGAGCACTCGGTAAAACAGAACCTACCATAAAATATCCATCTGTTCCTACTTGTAAAGACCCAACTCCTATACTTAAACTTATCGGGCTTGTAGGTGTACCTATATAGATATACCAAAAACCATCTGGAGCAAAATGTAAAACAGCATTACCTCCTCCGGTTATTAAACCTCCTGGAGCATTCACCGAAGCGTCTAATTCTCCATGAAGAACATCATTGTTAAAATCATAAGTTATACCCAGTTTAGCACTTATTGCCATTTGGTCTGTAGCTGTTTGAGGAAAATCAGTTTCTGCTTTATCTAATAAATTTTGCCCTACCCAAGTACTAGCTACATTCTCGTTAGTTACTCCTAAAAATTTGGTTTTAGCTACAGTATTAGCTTTTAACTTAGTCATTAAATCATTTACGTTAGACAAGCCTGGTATGTCTACATTCATAAAAGTTCCTTGACCATAAAATCCTAAAAAATCGATACCTCCATTGGTATTAAAAGCTATTTCAAAACCAGCTCTACCTTTAAAAACTTCATCTTTTACAGCATTAAAAATCACCATAGCTTTTAATCCTAAACCAACGGTTTCATCTGGAGTATACCCGATGCCTGTAGGTGAAAAAGAAGAACTAAAATCTGTACGTTTCATTTTGTAAGATGCGCCACCAGAAAAACCACTCAGGTTTAGAATACCGGTTCCTACCGCTAAACCATCTACCATTGCCTCAAATTGCCAA
Encoded here:
- a CDS encoding fibronectin type III domain-containing protein; the protein is MKVRKLINRVFVVSSILLLSFISNAQQNKLKDSLPTVRILSRVQENKVLLRWGVDQPIAWQKTNKSGFVLEKYLFSKDGNRLPIPKILWQKTIKAAPLETWQNIVASNNYAAIIAQAIYGESFEVGGVSGGQLSKIVNQSQEIQQRFSFALFAADMNFDAAKKAGWGFEDTELLENEEYVYKIKIALPKEVLNVKSSAIIAGLKDYEPLPSPTDLQGIFGDKNVIVTWEYALYKTIYTSYNLERSENGIDFKQLNKEPLLNINDKPHAPAKRMYYVDSLAQNDKKYFYRVNGISSFGETGAYSDTISGVGKPVLPFTPKISDFKFTNSENEAIIYWEFPKEGEKVTAKFQLNHAEKDSGPYKVVVDNIPADQRSLTYSNLDPSNYFTITAVGTTAKQQKTSFSKLVQAIDTTPPVKPVGLEGKIDSLGIVRFNWKANTEKDILGYRVFRGFTEKEEPSQITISPIKNNKFIDTVIVANLNAKVYYKVVAVDKRFNHSEMSEVLILEKPDVIPPTAPVFSNYKIDQGAVQLTWINSSEENATHILLRKNMTDAFAWKEIYRVTDGTIQSFKDTKVEADKTYRYAIKAIDKSGLESLPSSPLTIKVVNLTPASSIKEINFIVNRENNYIELFWRADTKKIAEYTIYKQVEGEKPTTWRVLPVTVKRTVDKDVYPNQVYIYHFRATENDGSYSKVKKVEVKF